A single window of Marinobacter sp. LA51 DNA harbors:
- the ntrC gene encoding nitrogen regulation protein NR(I), with translation MSQPANVWIIDDDRSIRWVLERALNQAGLQPRVFESGESIMMRLEHEQPDAIISDIRMPGVDGITLLSQIVEAHPDLPVIIMTAHSDLESAVTSYQTGAFEYLPKPFDVDDAVALAKRAVAHSHEKKASAEPLAESTQRNTEIIGEAPAMQEVFRAIGRLSHSNITVLINGESGTGKELVAQALHNHSPRAKHPFIALNMAAIPKDLIESELFGHEKGAFTGAGAARQGRFEQSNGGTLFLDEIGDMPADTQTRLLRVLADGEFYRVGGTTPIKVDVRIIAATHQDLEQLVQAGSFREDLFHRLNVIRVHLPKLAERREDIPRLMQHFLKRAAKELAVESKILRPDAEEYLTTMPWPGNVRQLENTCRWLTVMASGREIHIDDLPPELLHQAETPTVGTTWQEGLRNWAEQELKRGKKGILDSAIPEFEKIMIETALKHTGGRRRDASVLLGWGRNTLTRKINELGLDHPEGDDD, from the coding sequence ATGAGCCAACCGGCAAACGTCTGGATCATAGACGACGATCGCAGTATTCGCTGGGTGCTGGAGCGCGCCCTTAACCAGGCCGGTTTACAGCCCCGGGTTTTCGAAAGTGGCGAGAGCATCATGATGCGTCTCGAACATGAGCAACCAGACGCCATCATCAGCGATATCCGGATGCCCGGGGTTGATGGCATTACCCTGTTGTCTCAGATTGTAGAGGCTCATCCCGATCTGCCAGTGATCATCATGACCGCGCATTCGGATCTAGAGAGCGCGGTGACCAGCTACCAGACCGGCGCCTTCGAGTATCTTCCCAAGCCGTTCGATGTGGATGACGCAGTTGCGTTGGCCAAACGGGCCGTTGCCCATAGCCACGAGAAGAAGGCCAGTGCCGAGCCCCTTGCCGAAAGTACGCAGCGCAATACCGAGATCATCGGTGAAGCCCCCGCCATGCAGGAGGTCTTTCGCGCGATTGGTCGGCTTTCGCATTCCAACATAACGGTGCTGATCAACGGTGAGAGCGGCACCGGTAAAGAGCTGGTAGCCCAGGCACTGCACAATCACAGCCCGCGCGCCAAACATCCGTTCATTGCTCTGAACATGGCCGCCATTCCGAAAGACCTGATTGAATCCGAGCTGTTCGGGCATGAGAAAGGCGCTTTCACCGGAGCCGGCGCTGCGCGTCAGGGGCGGTTTGAGCAGTCCAACGGTGGCACCCTGTTCCTGGATGAAATTGGCGACATGCCCGCCGACACCCAGACCCGCCTGTTGCGAGTACTCGCGGATGGCGAGTTCTACCGGGTCGGCGGCACCACACCCATCAAGGTGGACGTGCGCATCATCGCCGCCACGCATCAGGATCTGGAGCAGCTGGTTCAGGCCGGCTCCTTCCGGGAAGATCTATTCCACCGGTTGAATGTTATCCGGGTGCATCTACCCAAGTTGGCGGAACGGCGTGAAGACATTCCCCGGTTGATGCAGCACTTCCTGAAGCGGGCAGCCAAAGAATTGGCGGTGGAATCCAAGATCCTGCGGCCGGATGCCGAGGAATACCTGACGACTATGCCCTGGCCAGGCAACGTCCGCCAACTGGAAAACACCTGTCGCTGGCTGACAGTGATGGCCAGCGGCCGCGAGATCCACATCGATGACCTGCCACCGGAACTGCTGCATCAGGCGGAAACCCCCACTGTGGGCACCACCTGGCAGGAAGGCCTGCGCAATTGGGCCGAACAGGAACTGAAGCGCGGCAAGAAAGGTATTCTGGATAGTGCGATACCTGAATTCGAAAAGATCATGATCGAAACCGCCCTGAAGCACACCGGCGGTCGCCGCCGGGACGCCTCCGTGCTACTGGGCTGGGGGCGCAACACCCTGACTCGGAAGATCAATGAACTGGGGCTGGACCACCCCGAAGGAGATGACGATTGA
- the glnL gene encoding nitrogen regulation protein NR(II) — translation MALPTATTNGDKRILDSLTTAVLVLEESLRISYFNPAAESLFETSMTRSRGQLFDDILIDSEDALKTLHAAAENGQSYTRREAEFVLASGLRLTVDYSVTPTSLDPVELLIEIQPRDRLLRISREEDIISQQETTRILVRGMAHEIKNPLGGIRGAAQLLDRELNDEDQREYTRVIIDEADRLRSLVDRMLGPNKALKLAETNVHEVLERVGTLLEAESKGRLLFRRDYDPSIPEFPGDKEQLIQAFLNIARNAMEAAFENQTGHRDEAPPTITFRTRALRQFTIGNRRHRLVCRVDVIDNGPGIPPDLLQNIFYPMISGRASGTGLGLSITQSIIGQHRGLVECESEPGRTDFIIFLPLEDTP, via the coding sequence ATGGCATTGCCTACGGCCACCACAAACGGCGACAAGCGCATCCTCGACAGCCTGACCACAGCGGTTCTGGTTCTGGAGGAAAGCCTGAGGATTAGTTACTTCAATCCGGCCGCAGAGAGCCTGTTCGAAACCAGCATGACCCGGAGCCGGGGTCAGTTGTTCGATGACATCCTGATTGATTCCGAAGACGCCCTGAAAACCCTTCATGCTGCCGCCGAAAATGGCCAATCCTACACCCGCCGCGAGGCTGAGTTCGTTCTGGCCAGCGGCTTACGATTGACGGTGGATTACTCGGTAACACCTACCAGCCTGGATCCGGTTGAACTGCTGATCGAAATTCAGCCCCGGGACAGACTGCTCCGCATCAGCCGGGAAGAGGACATTATCTCGCAGCAGGAAACCACCCGGATTCTGGTGCGCGGCATGGCCCACGAGATCAAAAACCCACTAGGCGGCATTCGGGGCGCAGCGCAACTGCTCGACCGCGAACTCAATGACGAGGACCAGCGCGAATACACCCGTGTCATCATTGATGAGGCCGATCGCCTGCGCAGCCTGGTCGACCGCATGCTTGGCCCCAACAAGGCTCTGAAGCTGGCTGAAACCAACGTGCACGAGGTACTGGAACGGGTGGGCACATTGCTGGAAGCCGAAAGCAAAGGTCGTCTTTTATTCCGCCGGGACTACGACCCCAGTATTCCGGAATTCCCAGGCGACAAGGAACAGCTGATTCAGGCATTCCTGAACATCGCCCGGAATGCCATGGAAGCGGCCTTCGAGAACCAGACCGGCCACCGGGATGAAGCGCCGCCCACCATCACATTCCGAACCCGCGCCCTGCGCCAGTTCACCATCGGCAATCGGCGTCATCGCCTGGTATGCCGGGTCGACGTAATCGATAACGGGCCCGGCATTCCACCGGATCTATTGCAAAACATCTTCTACCCGATGATTAGCGGCCGCGCCAGTGGCACCGGTTTGGGACTATCCATTACCCAAAGCATCATCGGGCAACATCGCGGCCTGGTCGAGTGCGAAAGCGAGCCCGGCCGAACCGACTTCATCATCTTCCTGCCTCTGGAGGACACCCCATGA
- a CDS encoding DUF4124 domain-containing protein translates to MKPRTGLFAAALILLTGPTVAEVYRNVDANGNVTFSDEPSKGSEAVEVKPVTTVTLPKPQNVRETDKLREEVKREGSVYESVGFAYPENNQAFHSGSGDIQFEVQSTPGLQSGHKYEVTLDGQPVGQTTSGSVSVRNVFRGTHDARVHIVDENGVQVKTGPAISFTVHRPSVAN, encoded by the coding sequence ATGAAACCAAGGACCGGACTATTCGCCGCAGCCCTGATCCTGCTCACTGGCCCCACGGTCGCAGAGGTTTACCGAAATGTGGATGCCAATGGCAATGTTACCTTCTCCGACGAACCGTCCAAGGGCTCCGAAGCCGTAGAGGTCAAGCCAGTTACCACCGTGACCCTACCTAAGCCCCAAAATGTGCGCGAAACCGACAAACTGCGCGAAGAGGTCAAACGCGAAGGCTCGGTGTACGAAAGCGTTGGCTTCGCCTACCCCGAAAACAATCAGGCCTTTCACAGCGGCAGCGGCGATATCCAGTTTGAAGTCCAAAGCACCCCTGGCCTCCAGTCCGGCCACAAGTACGAGGTTACCCTGGACGGACAACCGGTAGGCCAGACTACTTCAGGTTCTGTTAGCGTCCGTAATGTGTTCCGTGGCACTCACGATGCCCGTGTCCACATCGTTGATGAAAACGGTGTTCAGGTGAAAACCGGCCCGGCCATCAGCTTTACCGTGCACCGCCCGTCCGTCGCCAATTGA